A region from the bacterium genome encodes:
- a CDS encoding GAF domain-containing protein: MITDFNKHIELLTRQLEREKLARTQAESLLEQKSLDLYGTQKKLEEQYLHQQQNNAERELLYEIMIYVLENHSFCDIMTFFVNRIGQMTNWDVGHVYVPTQNEPVRLESQGIWYSSKTDEFADFKELTFNTVFDSGEGLPGRVFLSQMPHWIEDIENDPNFLRAQILKDIKLKSAFAVPIQVGDKLVAIAEFFTLTKTTRDNKMLKIVEMAAMQLGMSLEKQESQEELEKNNVALENTLSNLKQAQAQLVQSEKMAGLGVLAAGVAHEINNPVGFVMSNLCTLNSYVSLYKSLSDKQDKLIDLYRTSSNQLAIQGYLNEIDMLKKKEDLNFVNEDIDILIKESTEGIERVRDIVQGLKSFARLDEADFKDADINEGIESTLKIVWNEIKYKCTLEKKLSPVPLIRCFPGQLNQVFMNLIVNASQAIKEKGTITIETFSDNDSVSVKISDTGHGIAPENLEKIFTPFFTTKPTGKGTGLGLSISYGIIEKHGGTIKVESTVGVGTSFIITLPREGAQNAA, encoded by the coding sequence ATGATTACCGATTTTAATAAACATATTGAATTACTTACACGTCAGCTTGAACGTGAAAAACTGGCACGTACGCAAGCCGAAAGTTTACTGGAACAAAAATCTCTTGATCTTTATGGCACTCAAAAAAAACTGGAAGAACAATATCTTCATCAGCAACAAAATAACGCCGAACGTGAATTGCTGTATGAGATTATGATTTACGTTTTAGAAAACCACAGTTTTTGCGATATCATGACCTTTTTCGTGAACCGCATTGGCCAAATGACCAATTGGGATGTAGGGCATGTATATGTTCCTACTCAGAATGAACCCGTACGACTGGAATCACAAGGCATTTGGTATTCATCTAAAACAGACGAATTTGCCGATTTTAAGGAACTAACTTTTAACACTGTATTTGATTCTGGCGAGGGCTTACCCGGACGCGTGTTTCTATCTCAAATGCCCCACTGGATTGAAGATATTGAAAACGATCCCAATTTTTTACGTGCACAAATACTAAAAGACATAAAATTAAAATCGGCTTTTGCCGTACCTATTCAGGTGGGCGATAAGCTTGTGGCTATTGCAGAATTTTTTACACTCACCAAAACAACGCGCGATAACAAAATGCTTAAAATTGTGGAAATGGCCGCCATGCAATTAGGCATGTCACTCGAAAAGCAGGAGTCTCAAGAAGAACTCGAAAAAAACAATGTGGCACTCGAGAACACACTATCTAATTTAAAACAGGCCCAGGCACAACTGGTTCAATCCGAAAAAATGGCAGGCCTTGGGGTACTCGCCGCCGGAGTCGCTCACGAAATTAATAACCCGGTAGGCTTTGTAATGAGTAACCTGTGCACGCTTAATTCTTATGTAAGCTTATATAAATCTTTAAGCGACAAGCAGGATAAACTTATCGATCTCTATCGCACCAGCAGCAATCAACTGGCCATTCAGGGATACCTTAACGAAATTGATATGCTGAAAAAGAAGGAAGATCTTAATTTTGTTAACGAAGACATCGATATTCTTATTAAAGAATCTACCGAGGGAATCGAGCGCGTTCGTGATATTGTGCAGGGGCTTAAAAGCTTTGCCCGCTTAGACGAAGCCGACTTTAAAGATGCGGATATTAACGAGGGGATTGAAAGTACACTTAAAATTGTATGGAACGAAATTAAATACAAATGCACACTTGAAAAAAAGCTCTCCCCTGTTCCTCTTATCCGCTGCTTTCCCGGTCAACTCAATCAGGTTTTCATGAATTTAATTGTAAATGCCTCACAAGCTATTAAAGAAAAAGGAACCATCACCATCGAAACTTTTTCCGATAACGATTCGGTATCTGTAAAAATATCGGATACAGGCCATGGCATTGCCCCTGAAAATCTGGAAAAAATATTTACTCCCTTTTTCACAACCAAGCCAACAGGCAAAGGCACAGGGCTTGGGCTATCGATATCGTACGGTATCATTGAAAAGCACGGTGGAACAATCAAAGTGGAAAGCACCGTGGGTGTGGGAACAAGCTTTATTATTACGCTTCCCAGAGAGGGGGCTCAAAATGCAGCTTAA